The Nitratidesulfovibrio sp. DNA segment CACGGGCCGCCCGCGCCAGCGCGCCGCGCGGCACCGCCTGCGGTGAACCAGAGAGGAGAGCCCCATGATTTTCGACGTCGACCGCGAGACGCTCCCGCGCGAGGAGCTGGAAGCGCTGCAACTGCGCAGGTTGAAGAACCTCTGCGAGCGCGTCTACGCCAACGTGCCCCACTACCGCCGCCGGTTCGAAGAGGCGGGGGTGACCCCGGCGGACATCAAGCGGCTATCCGACGTCACCCTGCTGCCCTTCACCGAAAAGCAGGACCTGCGCAACAACTATCCCTTCGGGCTGTTCGCCGTGCCCAAGGACACCATCGTGCGGCTGCATGCCTCCAGCGGCACCACCGGCAAGGCCACCGTGGTGGGCTACACCAAGCGCGACCTGGACAACTGGGCCGAACTGATGGCCCGCAGCCTGGCCGCCGCCGGGGTTACCCGCCGCGATCTCATCCACAACGCCTACGGGTACGGCCTGTTCACCGGCGGCCTTGGCGCGCACTACGGCGCGGAACGCCTGGGCGCCACGGTCATTCCCGTGTCCGGCGGGGCCACCAAGCGCCAGGTGCTGCTGCTGCGCGACTTTGGCGCCACGGTCATCTGCTGTACCCCCTCGTACAGCCTGTACCTGCACGAGGCGGCAGAAGAAGCGGGCATCGATCTGCGCGAACTGCCCCTGCGCATCGGCGTGTTCGGCGCGGAGCCGTGGACCGAGGAAATGCGCGCGGAAATCGAGACCAAGCTCGGCATCGA contains these protein-coding regions:
- a CDS encoding phenylacetate--CoA ligase translates to MIFDVDRETLPREELEALQLRRLKNLCERVYANVPHYRRRFEEAGVTPADIKRLSDVTLLPFTEKQDLRNNYPFGLFAVPKDTIVRLHASSGTTGKATVVGYTKRDLDNWAELMARSLAAAGVTRRDLIHNAYGYGLFTGGLGAHYGAERLGATVIPVSGGATKRQVLLLRDFGATVICCTPSYSLYLHEAAEEAGIDLRELPLRIGVFGAEPWTEEMRAEIETKLGIDALNIYGLSEIMGPGVSMECVEAKCGMHIYEDHFLPEIIDPVSGEALPPGATGELVITTLTKEGIPLVRYRTRDITSLDYTPCACGRTHVRMRRVTGRSDDMLIIRGVNVFPSQIESILMETEGLAPHYQLLVTREGNLDNIEVQVEVSEEFFSDEIKNLQRREARLQKTIKEFLGVTAKVRLVEPRSIQRSEGKAKRVIDLREKS